Part of the Halomarina litorea genome is shown below.
CGTCGGAGTCCTCGTCGGTCATGAACGGGAGCGCGAAGTCGGCGTCGGAGTACGACCCCATCCCGCCCGTGTTCGGCCCCTCGTCGCCCTCGTAGGCGCGCTTGTGGTCCTGGACGGCGGGCGATATCTGCAGGTCGCCGTTGGCGACGAACGCCTGCACGGTGAACTCCTCGCCGACGAGTCGCTCTTCGAGGACGATTCGGTCGTGGCCCGACTCGCGGAGGTACGCCTTGGCCTCCTCCTTCGTCACCTGGTCGCCGGTGACCCGGACGCCCTTGCCCCCGGTGAGGCCCGCGGGCTTGACCGCGAGGTCACCGTCGTAGTCGTCGAGGTACTCGCAGGCCGCCTCCACGTCGTCGAACGTCTCGAAGTCGGGACAGCCCGGAATCCCCTCCTCGCGCATGAACCGCCGCTGGAAGGCCTTGTCCGTCTCGATGCGGGCCTGCTCGGCGTGCGGACCGAAGGCGTACACCCCGGCGTCGTCAAGTGCGTCGGCGACGCCTGCCGCGAGGGGTGCCTCCGGGCCGACGACGGCGAGGTCGGCGTCCACCGACTCGGCGTAGGCGACGACGGCCTCGGGGTCGGTCTCGTCCAGTTGCTCGACGCCCTCGGCGAGACGCGCGATACCGGGGTTACGATTCGACGCGCAGGCGTAGAGGTCCGTGTCGTCCGCCAGCGAACGGGCGATGGCGTGTTCCCGGCCGCCGCCGCCGACGAGGAGTACGGTCTCGGTCATACGCGGCAAGGGTAGACATACGAGTGTAAAGGTTGTTCTTCCGGCGACCGAATCTGTGCAGGTTCGTGCCCATCCGGTCGTCTGGTCGGCGCGCGACTCGCGCCGCCCGGACGGCCACCGATTTAGGGCTCGCATCCCGACGTAGGAGTATGACCCCCACAGACAGGAACCGGCTGGACGAGGAGGCCAGTCCGTACCTCCGCCAGCACGCGGACAACCCGGTCAACTGGCAGCCGTGGGACGAGGAGGCCCTCGCGGCCGCGAAGGAACGCGACGTGCCCATCTTCCTCTCCATCGGCTACTCGGCGTGTCACTGGTGTCACGTCATGGAGGAGGAGAGCTTCGAGGACGAGGACGTCGCCGAGACGCTCAACGAACACTTCGTCCCCATCAAGGTCGACCGGGAGGAGCGCCCGGACATCGACCAGTTGTACATCACCATCTGCCAACTGGTCCGCGGGAACGCGGGGTGGCCCCTCTCGGTGTGGCTCACGCCCGAGGGCAAACCGTTCTTCGTCGGGACGTACTTCCCGCCCGAACCGCGACAGGGGATGCCCGCGTTCGGCCAGTTGCTCGAAGATGTCGCCGCCTCGTGGCAGGACCCGGAGGACCGCCCGGAGATGGAGAACCGCGCCGAGCAGTGGACCCGCGCCATCGAGGGGGAACTCGAAGAGGTGCCCGACCCGCGGGACGTGCCCGAGGCGGGCTTCGTCGACCGGGTGGCACAGGCCGCCGTCAGGAGCGCCGACCGGGAACACGGCGGGTTCGGCGAGGGCCAGAAGTTCCCGCAACCGGGCCGAATCCACGCCCTCATGCGCGGGTTCGACGCCACCGGGCGGGGGGTGTACCGCGACGTGGTCGACGAGACGCTGACCGCGATGGCCCACGGCGGCCTCTACGACCACGTCGGCGGGGGCTTCCACCGCTACACGACCGACCGCGAGTGGATCGTCCCGCACTTCGAGAAGATGCTCTACGACCAGGCCGAAATCGGCCGGGCCATGCTGGAGGGTTACCGACTCACCGGTCGGGAGCGCTACGCCGACGCCGCCCGCGGGACCCTCGACTTCGTCGCCCGCGAACTCACCCACGACGAGGGCGGGTTCTTCTCGACGCTCGACGCCCGCTCCGGCGGCGAGGAGGGGACCTACTACGTCTGGACGCCCGAGACGGCCCACGACGCGATCAGCGACGAGACGACGGCGGACCTGTTCTGCGCCCGCTACGGCGTCACCGACCGCGGGAACTTCGAGGACCGCCAGACGGTCCTCACCGTCTCGGCCACCGTCGAGGACCTCGCCGGGGAGTTCGACCTGTCGCCCGAGGCGGTCCGCGAGCGACTCGCCGACGCCCGCGAGGCGGCGTTCGTGGCCCGTGAACGACGTACGCGCCCCGCCCGCGACGAGAAGGTGCTCGCGGGGTGGAACGGCCTCATGATTTCGGCGTTCGCGGAGGGGTCCCTGACCTTCGGCGAGGGGTACGCCGAGACGGCCGCGGACGCCCTCGCGTTCGTTCGTGACCGACTCTGGGACGACGACGAGGAGGTCCTCTACCGGCGGTTCAAGGACGGCGAGACGGCCATCCGCGGGTATCTGGAGGACTACGCCTTCCTCGGTCGAGGGGCGCTGGACCTGTATCAGGCGACGGGCGACCCAGACCACCTCGCGTTCGCGCTCACCCTCGGGCGGGCCATCGAACGGGAGTTCTGGGACGCGGACTCGGGAACGCTCTAC
Proteins encoded:
- the purD gene encoding phosphoribosylamine--glycine ligase: MTETVLLVGGGGREHAIARSLADDTDLYACASNRNPGIARLAEGVEQLDETDPEAVVAYAESVDADLAVVGPEAPLAAGVADALDDAGVYAFGPHAEQARIETDKAFQRRFMREEGIPGCPDFETFDDVEAACEYLDDYDGDLAVKPAGLTGGKGVRVTGDQVTKEEAKAYLRESGHDRIVLEERLVGEEFTVQAFVANGDLQISPAVQDHKRAYEGDEGPNTGGMGSYSDADFALPFMTDEDSDEDYGEAVSILEATVDALDDYKGVLYGQFMLTAEGVKVVEFNARFGDPEAMNTLPVLETDLVDVLVAAREGEPLPELVFSAEATVCKYAVPAGYPEDPEGGVKVSVDEDSVGEALLFYASVDERDDGIYTTTSRSFAVVGVADTIAEAEEIAEGTLSAVGDGLRVRHDIGTEDLLQRRLDHVAELRG
- a CDS encoding thioredoxin domain-containing protein yields the protein MTPTDRNRLDEEASPYLRQHADNPVNWQPWDEEALAAAKERDVPIFLSIGYSACHWCHVMEEESFEDEDVAETLNEHFVPIKVDREERPDIDQLYITICQLVRGNAGWPLSVWLTPEGKPFFVGTYFPPEPRQGMPAFGQLLEDVAASWQDPEDRPEMENRAEQWTRAIEGELEEVPDPRDVPEAGFVDRVAQAAVRSADREHGGFGEGQKFPQPGRIHALMRGFDATGRGVYRDVVDETLTAMAHGGLYDHVGGGFHRYTTDREWIVPHFEKMLYDQAEIGRAMLEGYRLTGRERYADAARGTLDFVARELTHDEGGFFSTLDARSGGEEGTYYVWTPETAHDAISDETTADLFCARYGVTDRGNFEDRQTVLTVSATVEDLAGEFDLSPEAVRERLADAREAAFVARERRTRPARDEKVLAGWNGLMISAFAEGSLTFGEGYAETAADALAFVRDRLWDDDEEVLYRRFKDGETAIRGYLEDYAFLGRGALDLYQATGDPDHLAFALTLGRAIEREFWDADSGTLYFTAASGESLVARPQERTDHSTPSSSGVAVSLFLSLDAFAPHERFRDVAERTLETNAQLVESNPLGHAGLALAADEFRAGHVELTVAADALPDDWREAVGRTYLPRRLLTVRPPTADGLGEWLDKLGLDEAPPIWAGREARNGPTVYLCEDFTCSPPQSDIEDALDWRGSDE